The genome window CAAAAATATACGTGTGGATGTTCGTTATGCTACCAAAGATAATTTTACTGGGGAAAAAGTATATCCTATTGCACGTTGCTTGTTGGATAAGGGGGCAGCAGAAAAGCTCAATGCTGTGCAAAAGGAATTAGAAACGAAAGGATTTGGACTTAAAGTGTGGGATGCCTATCGTCCGTTTTCCTGCCAACAAAGGCTATGGGATGCTGCACATCGAAATGGTAAGGAAAAGTATGTTGCAAACCCAAAAATGGGTGGCAAGCATACACGTGGAGTTACGGTAGATATAACGCTTGTCACTTTTCCTGGGGGAAAAGATGTTGAGATGCCAACAGAGTTTGACAACTTTACGCAAAGAGCTCACAGAAGTGCATCGGTTGGTATTTCCAAAAAAGCTTTGGAGCACCGCCAGCTTCTTGAAGATGTCATGGTAAAGCATGGTTTTGATCCATTACCACATGAATGGTGGCATTTTGATCTGAAGG of Campylobacterota bacterium contains these proteins:
- a CDS encoding M15 family metallopeptidase codes for the protein MKRYLLLLFVFVSLSISASGKYKYRANLVEVTSVNKNIRVDVRYATKDNFTGEKVYPIARCLLDKGAAEKLNAVQKELETKGFGLKVWDAYRPFSCQQRLWDAAHRNGKEKYVANPKMGGKHTRGVTVDITLVTFPGGKDVEMPTEFDNFTQRAHRSASVGISKKALEHRQLLEDVMVKHGFDPLPHEWWHFDLKGFEEYEPLDIGLEDVAI